The Oryzias latipes chromosome 16, ASM223467v1 genomic sequence CAATAAATTGATTTTACACTCACCTTGAACATGAAGTTGAGTTGTATCATGAAATGATCCAAGTGGAAAAGTGTTAATGGTGCAGATGTAAGACCCGGCATCTGAAAATGCCACATTCTTAATTTGTAACGATTGATCATCCATGTCCACTCTCCCCTTCAAATGAGACTCATGAACACCTTTTCCATGTTGTTTGTTAAAGACCATGATCTTGGTTTTATTTCCGTCTGGTGACAGGAAGTCCCACTGACTCTGAGTAACATTGGAAGATTCTTTCCCTTGAATAAAACGGCATGGCAGGGTGACATCAAAGCCAACATATCCAGTCACTTGAGACAAGACTTCAACTTTTTGTGCCCAAAAAACTGTAAGAATAAACAGAATTAGTGATGGCAAAAGAGAAGTACACATTAAAGGAAAACcttatttcaaactttttaataTAAGGATTGTGGTTTTTGTGCTTTACGGATAATTAAGCATTTCAGTTGTGCTTAGTCTTTTTCAGACAGTCAACAAGTtaatttaagaacaaaaaaggaattcataaaaagtataaaaactcTGGATTTACCTGGCAGTAATGTGATGAAAATGAACCACAACAGTAGTTGAGAGAATTT encodes the following:
- the LOC105358392 gene encoding uncharacterized protein LOC105358392 isoform X1, producing MMKACNKFSQLLLWFIFITLLPVFWAQKVEVLSQVTGYVGFDVTLPCRFIQGKESSNVTQSQWDFLSPDGNKTKIMVFNKQHGKGVHESHLKGRVDMDDQSLQIKNVAFSDAGSYICTINTFPLGSFHDTTQLHVQEHKPMSAGTVFAIVSVSVLLLLMALSGSAYCILSRRHNHLARVQVQVDSFSETAAPTRPSFIRNQDLVYSDVKFKGIQFAAPSSDDKHRVSTQADDVIYSEVTVLRPISFHV